From Spirosoma aerolatum, one genomic window encodes:
- a CDS encoding terminase, with protein sequence MKESKRGAPTKYKPEYVEEARKFCLLKGATDADLASHFEVAESTIKEWYKKHPEFSASVKAGKVGADMNVAEGFFKRATGIEFTEVTRELIGAELTVTKEVTKLIPPDAGAALNWLKNRQPDDWRDKVEVAHSGKIETNDLSSLTDEQLNQLLTDLQTKVSHAADQS encoded by the coding sequence ATGAAAGAAAGTAAGCGAGGTGCCCCCACTAAATACAAGCCTGAATATGTTGAAGAAGCCCGTAAGTTCTGCCTGCTAAAAGGGGCTACGGATGCCGATTTAGCGAGTCATTTCGAGGTAGCTGAATCCACCATTAAAGAGTGGTATAAGAAACACCCTGAATTTTCGGCCTCAGTTAAAGCCGGAAAAGTAGGAGCGGATATGAACGTAGCCGAAGGCTTTTTTAAACGCGCAACAGGCATTGAATTTACCGAAGTGACCCGTGAACTGATCGGAGCAGAATTAACCGTCACCAAAGAAGTAACGAAGTTGATTCCCCCCGATGCAGGTGCCGCTTTGAACTGGCTGAAGAACCGACAGCCTGATGATTGGCGAGATAAGGTAGAAGTAGCTCATTCAGGCAAAATCGAAACCAACGATCTAAGCAGCCTGACCGACGAGCAGCTAAACCAGCTGCTGACTGACCTACAAACCAAAGTAAGCCATGCAGCCGATCAATCCTGA
- a CDS encoding terminase large subunit, protein MQPINPDLVRLEQVRRELARRDFARFVQQIKPDYQMTWFHAVICNQLQALARKEIKKLMVFMPPQNGKSEVATRSFPPYLFGLNPNLRIAVLSYAASKAKKFNREIQQRLTSPRYQILFPSVRLASAKDEAVSRTTEQFDLVGYNGSLKSVGRQGPLTGDPVDIAILDDLLKDRLEAQSLTIRENTWNWIVDVVETRFHNDSQILYVTTRWDEDDPAGRFLERDGYRSDANPTGWEVVSFAALKTADIVPYDQRPVGTALWPERHSQQRLEAIRQNSPLTFNSLYQQDPRPSTEAMVFPDWIEVDEFPACDSQFLGMDFGYSNDPTTLIRIGISGRKLYLDELIYETGLTNPDIIERAHLAKVNPREELIADNAEPKSIEEIKRGTTLASGQRLAGLNIKACTKGPGSINAGIQKLKEYQVHYTKRSLNLRREVRNYQWIMAGGVATNTPIDAYNHALDAVRSAVYTKYKVPVGRAKVSIPMRKKTSYFNQ, encoded by the coding sequence ATGCAGCCGATCAATCCTGATTTAGTCCGCTTAGAGCAAGTACGCCGGGAATTAGCCCGGCGTGACTTCGCTCGATTTGTCCAGCAGATTAAACCTGACTACCAAATGACCTGGTTTCATGCTGTGATCTGTAACCAGCTACAAGCCTTAGCCAGAAAGGAAATCAAAAAGCTAATGGTGTTTATGCCTCCACAAAATGGCAAAAGCGAAGTAGCTACTCGTTCGTTTCCGCCCTACCTGTTCGGCCTGAATCCGAACCTACGGATTGCGGTACTGAGTTATGCCGCTTCTAAGGCCAAGAAGTTTAACCGCGAAATTCAGCAGCGGTTAACCAGTCCTCGTTATCAGATTTTGTTTCCGTCGGTTCGCCTAGCGAGTGCTAAAGATGAAGCCGTTTCCAGAACGACTGAGCAATTTGATTTAGTAGGCTATAATGGCTCACTGAAGTCAGTAGGCCGACAAGGACCACTGACAGGTGATCCAGTCGACATAGCGATCTTAGATGATCTGTTAAAAGACCGCTTAGAAGCTCAGTCGTTAACGATTCGAGAAAATACCTGGAACTGGATTGTTGATGTGGTCGAAACCCGTTTTCACAACGATAGCCAAATTCTCTACGTCACTACCAGATGGGATGAAGATGATCCAGCAGGCCGCTTTTTGGAACGGGATGGGTATCGGTCTGACGCCAATCCCACAGGTTGGGAAGTGGTCAGCTTTGCAGCTCTAAAAACGGCTGACATCGTACCCTATGACCAAAGGCCTGTAGGAACGGCTTTATGGCCTGAACGCCATTCACAGCAACGATTAGAAGCCATTCGACAAAATAGCCCGTTAACCTTCAATAGCCTTTACCAGCAAGATCCCAGACCTTCTACGGAAGCCATGGTATTCCCTGATTGGATTGAAGTGGATGAGTTCCCGGCCTGTGATAGTCAATTCTTAGGGATGGATTTTGGCTACTCCAACGACCCGACTACGCTGATCCGAATTGGCATTTCTGGCCGAAAACTGTACCTCGATGAGTTGATCTACGAAACAGGGCTAACCAATCCTGACATTATCGAACGGGCTCATCTGGCTAAGGTCAACCCTCGTGAAGAGCTGATTGCCGATAATGCAGAACCGAAAAGCATTGAAGAAATCAAAAGAGGGACTACCCTGGCCAGTGGGCAACGCTTAGCAGGGCTGAATATAAAGGCGTGTACGAAAGGGCCAGGTTCCATAAATGCAGGCATTCAAAAGCTCAAAGAATATCAGGTTCATTATACCAAACGGAGCTTAAACCTACGGCGAGAAGTGCGAAACTATCAATGGATCATGGCTGGTGGTGTGGCTACGAACACACCAATAGATGCTTATAACCATGCCCTAGATGCGGTTCGCAGCGCGGTCTATACCAAATACAAGGTGCCAGTAGGACGGGCTAAAGTGAGCATTCCAATGCGTAAGAAAACCAGCTATTTCAACCAATAA
- a CDS encoding formylglycine-generating enzyme family protein, which yields MKSWLNYFTGLLILVSHNVFGQQAVYINAREKGTGILKSRTSECFVITPAHVVKAENRPFMILGARNTLSRGEKVREYESDLAITRIIDGGTLNCEDWNVDPNYEEILAKTNEGFLETAQTNGGVKSMQVFISEKDETTITVRSRFSNDKIIKGMSGSLLFTSKNGDKVYLGMLLEVSGDDEGIVLQASKIDKVISSFFEIKPAAKGKAINPTVSQANRYKSMISTIDELLPNATKAYDLFTDVIWKHHDCDVVEQAVKINKIIGLSLKSLTTKIYEDEALVKESNFNIRPIKDLILEIDQWDKDYNQLADKRKSPCKMPMFAAMQYLMLRGDLIELKAELNQRLNIKDLSSKPNEPVNNQPTSIKSNPTKSDLAKPKAKPSQIVSTTRRFLNLPFADMVYVPGGTFRMGDDEGESDEKPAHNVTLNSFFMGKYEVTQGQWEKIMGNNPSHQKEPKAFSKEDCSECPVEQVSWKDTQEFLKKLNALTGENYRLPTEAEWEYAAGGGAGKRTRFGNGQDVLTQKQANYDQLANQRTDDYFMRTMKVGSFPPNRLGLHDMAGNVWEWCNDWSGDYPDFDKVNPTGPSTGTRRTLRGGSYSYPPKYCEITHRTTQSPSHTFIDIGFRIVLSAP from the coding sequence ATGAAATCTTGGCTTAATTACTTTACTGGACTTCTAATTCTTGTCTCGCATAACGTGTTTGGACAACAAGCAGTATACATAAATGCTCGTGAAAAGGGCACAGGTATACTAAAATCGCGGACGAGTGAATGCTTTGTTATTACACCTGCCCATGTGGTTAAAGCTGAAAATCGTCCATTTATGATCTTAGGCGCTCGAAATACTCTTTCTAGAGGTGAAAAAGTGCGGGAATATGAATCAGATCTCGCCATTACTAGAATTATAGACGGCGGAACTCTGAACTGTGAGGACTGGAACGTGGATCCGAATTACGAGGAGATATTAGCTAAAACCAATGAGGGATTTCTCGAAACTGCTCAGACAAATGGGGGTGTAAAATCAATGCAAGTATTTATATCAGAGAAAGACGAAACCACTATAACTGTACGTTCCCGCTTTTCTAATGATAAGATTATTAAAGGGATGAGTGGTTCTTTACTTTTTACATCCAAAAATGGAGATAAAGTTTATTTAGGAATGCTACTTGAGGTTAGTGGAGACGACGAAGGGATCGTCCTTCAGGCTAGCAAAATAGACAAAGTAATAAGTAGCTTTTTTGAAATAAAACCTGCCGCTAAAGGCAAGGCAATAAATCCAACTGTTAGTCAAGCCAATCGATATAAATCGATGATAAGTACTATTGACGAATTACTTCCTAACGCAACAAAAGCTTATGATTTATTTACTGATGTTATTTGGAAGCATCATGATTGTGACGTAGTAGAACAAGCAGTGAAAATCAATAAAATTATTGGCTTATCCCTAAAATCTTTAACGACAAAAATATACGAAGATGAAGCATTAGTTAAAGAATCAAACTTCAACATCCGCCCTATAAAAGACCTAATTTTAGAAATAGATCAATGGGATAAGGATTATAACCAACTAGCTGATAAACGTAAGTCTCCTTGTAAAATGCCAATGTTTGCTGCCATGCAGTACCTAATGTTACGAGGAGATTTAATAGAATTAAAAGCTGAACTTAATCAAAGATTGAATATTAAGGATCTTTCTTCTAAACCTAATGAACCAGTCAATAACCAACCCACTTCTATTAAATCCAATCCAACTAAATCCGATCTGGCTAAACCTAAGGCTAAACCTTCTCAAATAGTTAGCACCACTCGGCGATTCTTGAATTTACCCTTTGCCGATATGGTTTATGTTCCTGGCGGTACCTTTAGAATGGGTGATGATGAAGGTGAAAGCGACGAAAAACCGGCTCATAATGTGACTCTTAATTCATTCTTTATGGGCAAGTATGAGGTTACTCAAGGACAGTGGGAAAAGATAATGGGTAATAATCCATCACATCAGAAAGAGCCAAAGGCCTTTAGTAAAGAAGATTGTTCAGAATGCCCTGTTGAACAAGTTTCGTGGAAGGACACGCAGGAGTTTCTTAAAAAATTAAATGCTCTTACAGGGGAAAACTACCGTTTGCCAACCGAAGCCGAATGGGAATATGCCGCAGGAGGAGGAGCAGGCAAACGTACCCGATTTGGCAATGGTCAGGATGTGTTAACACAGAAGCAAGCTAATTACGATCAGTTAGCTAACCAACGAACTGATGATTACTTTATGAGGACGATGAAAGTAGGAAGTTTTCCACCCAATAGGTTAGGTTTACATGATATGGCGGGTAACGTGTGGGAATGGTGCAATGATTGGTCAGGAGACTACCCTGATTTTGATAAAGTTAATCCGACTGGCCCCTCTACAGGCACACGCCGAACATTGCGTGGAGGAAGTTATAGCTACCCTCCAAAATATTGCGAAATAACACATCGGACTACTCAAAGCCCATCGCACACTTTTATTGATATCGGCTTTCGGATTGTATTATCCGCTCCTTGA
- a CDS encoding IS982 family transposase, translating into MSEKVVAIYCFLDDFFLETNHPRSTKPQAKPKVTDSIVLTTAIISARFFGGNQASAMLYMADKQGVLMLEKSAFNRRLHRLAHTLSVLFYYLADFFKALNVSSQYLIDSFPVSVCDNIRISRSRLVKGEEYRGKIASKRRFFFGYRVQVVTTSTKQPVQFFILPGSYADITALQMMHLHLPAGSEVFGDAAYTDYEQEELYADCEQISLQIQRKSNSHRADPIWIAAYKKMRRQAIEQAFSQVKLRFPQKIHAVTEAGFLIKLVLFLLAYALESNLYHTT; encoded by the coding sequence ATGTCTGAAAAAGTAGTGGCAATTTACTGCTTTCTAGATGATTTCTTTCTAGAAACCAATCACCCTAGATCGACCAAACCACAAGCTAAACCTAAAGTAACAGACAGCATTGTGTTGACTACCGCCATCATATCGGCTCGTTTCTTTGGGGGCAACCAAGCTTCAGCCATGCTCTATATGGCGGACAAGCAGGGTGTCCTTATGCTGGAAAAGTCGGCCTTTAATCGCCGGTTGCATCGACTCGCTCATACCTTGAGTGTCTTATTTTATTATTTGGCCGACTTCTTTAAAGCCTTGAATGTGAGCAGTCAGTATCTAATTGATTCATTTCCTGTATCGGTTTGCGATAATATTCGCATCAGCCGTTCACGGTTGGTCAAGGGGGAAGAGTATCGAGGCAAAATTGCTTCCAAACGACGGTTCTTCTTTGGGTATCGGGTGCAAGTAGTGACCACCAGTACTAAGCAGCCCGTGCAATTTTTTATTCTTCCGGGTTCGTACGCGGATATAACAGCTCTTCAGATGATGCATTTGCATTTGCCCGCAGGTAGCGAGGTGTTTGGTGATGCTGCCTACACCGACTACGAACAAGAGGAACTGTACGCTGATTGTGAACAGATTTCCTTACAGATTCAACGCAAGAGTAATAGTCATCGGGCTGACCCGATTTGGATAGCCGCTTACAAGAAGATGCGTCGTCAGGCAATCGAACAAGCTTTTAGTCAAGTCAAGTTGCGATTTCCTCAAAAGATTCATGCCGTTACCGAAGCGGGTTTCCTGATCAAGCTTGTCTTATTTCTACTTGCATACGCTCTAGAATCAAACTTGTATCATACAACTTAG
- a CDS encoding helix-turn-helix domain-containing protein has protein sequence MNIVIDHEIVEGYKNALLKAVDAFQKAQEKITALTKELDESQLMTTKEAQDYLKCSYDSLLYYRRFGLTPYKKGKDVWYTKAIINEWLSTGRVNRCK, from the coding sequence ATGAATATAGTCATTGATCATGAGATAGTCGAAGGCTACAAGAATGCCCTTTTAAAAGCAGTAGACGCATTCCAGAAAGCCCAGGAAAAGATAACTGCTTTGACTAAAGAATTAGATGAAAGTCAGCTTATGACTACCAAAGAAGCGCAAGATTACCTGAAATGCTCATATGATTCCCTATTATATTACCGGCGTTTCGGCTTAACGCCTTATAAAAAAGGCAAAGATGTATGGTATACTAAGGCCATAATAAATGAATGGCTATCGACTGGCAGAGTTAACCGATGTAAGTGA
- a CDS encoding abortive infection system antitoxin AbiGi family protein, whose protein sequence is MDYSIDNRVYEPSKLEYPIIHITQSWTILQKIVLEGFKPSYCTESLSNNDKEITAAFPMISFTNMSVEDAKNLLKSYGTLAIAMKKSWGAEHKLNPVLYLDRSSELTNHIINAFNFINHSPSWRIEPAVFGRHVDHKGYLIKTLIDLFSYSKNYDGKLIRSDTRIREDYRFGLEREWRYIVRDERYPPFLIGEKIDQKQVYNDMISHIRVDFEIKDIDTIVVETNYEVEEIKKILYTKYGPQIELPPIEINPRRHIYEE, encoded by the coding sequence ATGGATTATTCGATTGATAATAGAGTATACGAGCCTTCTAAATTAGAATATCCCATTATTCATATTACTCAAAGTTGGACAATCTTACAAAAGATTGTTTTAGAAGGGTTTAAGCCAAGTTATTGCACTGAATCCTTATCTAATAATGATAAAGAAATCACTGCCGCTTTCCCAATGATCTCATTCACGAATATGAGTGTAGAAGATGCCAAGAATTTGCTGAAATCTTATGGCACATTAGCTATTGCTATGAAAAAGTCATGGGGAGCAGAGCATAAACTTAACCCAGTTTTATATTTAGATAGGTCATCTGAGCTTACAAATCATATCATAAATGCTTTCAATTTTATCAACCATTCACCCTCATGGCGGATCGAACCAGCGGTTTTTGGGAGACATGTCGATCATAAAGGTTATTTAATCAAAACGTTAATTGATTTATTCTCATATTCTAAGAATTATGACGGAAAGTTAATCCGGAGTGATACACGTATTAGGGAAGACTATCGATTTGGATTAGAAAGAGAATGGAGATATATAGTTAGGGATGAAAGATACCCGCCATTCTTAATAGGGGAAAAGATTGATCAAAAGCAAGTCTACAATGACATGATTAGCCACATAAGAGTTGACTTTGAGATTAAAGATATAGATACAATTGTTGTTGAGACAAATTATGAGGTCGAGGAAATCAAAAAAATTTTATATACAAAATATGGTCCTCAAATTGAATTACCCCCAATAGAAATTAATCCAAGAAGACACATATATGAGGAATAA
- a CDS encoding IS630 family transposase: MDESACYLLPMLANTWAPRGQTPILVEQAGRAHLSLIAAIAPNGRIYVAGQDQPFTGEDIVWFLTMLCGRYRKRNMLVIWDGAAIHRSEAVKAFLKARPNRVHLERLPAYSPELNPVELIWSYLKGQLKNQVFTNLDELTIAIREQIKHLQANHELVKAFFNKEEIAFITN, from the coding sequence GTGGATGAATCGGCTTGTTATTTGTTACCCATGCTGGCTAACACATGGGCCCCTCGGGGGCAAACACCGATATTAGTTGAGCAAGCGGGACGGGCTCATCTAAGTTTGATCGCTGCTATTGCGCCTAACGGTCGTATCTATGTAGCGGGGCAAGACCAGCCGTTTACGGGTGAAGATATTGTCTGGTTCCTCACTATGCTGTGCGGGCGTTATCGCAAACGAAATATGCTGGTGATCTGGGATGGGGCTGCCATCCACCGCAGCGAGGCCGTCAAAGCTTTTTTGAAAGCACGTCCAAACCGAGTTCATTTAGAGCGTTTACCGGCTTACAGCCCAGAGCTGAATCCAGTAGAACTGATCTGGAGCTACCTGAAAGGTCAGTTAAAGAATCAGGTGTTCACTAATTTAGATGAGCTAACAATTGCGATTCGTGAACAAATTAAACATCTACAAGCCAATCATGAGTTAGTTAAGGCTTTTTTCAACAAAGAGGAAATAGCCTTCATTACAAACTAA
- a CDS encoding winged helix-turn-helix domain-containing protein, with protein MASYQQTQYEVLRRRCATLHQEGWKQADIAQALGLTQGWVSRTITKYRQQGQDALTWRKPAGATAKLTNTQLAQLVEELNKGAEHHGFPGQIWTRPRVNEVIKKLFAVSYDPSQVGRILKKVGWSRQKPQRKAYQQDPQAVAQWKEERLPELKKSPN; from the coding sequence ATGGCAAGCTATCAACAGACCCAATATGAAGTCCTGCGCCGACGATGTGCCACTCTCCATCAAGAAGGCTGGAAACAGGCCGATATCGCTCAGGCCTTAGGGCTAACTCAAGGCTGGGTCAGTCGCACTATAACTAAATATCGTCAGCAAGGTCAAGATGCACTGACTTGGCGCAAACCTGCCGGGGCTACAGCTAAGCTGACTAATACGCAACTGGCTCAACTAGTTGAGGAATTGAATAAAGGAGCTGAGCATCATGGCTTTCCGGGCCAGATATGGACCCGTCCTCGCGTCAATGAGGTGATCAAAAAGTTATTTGCTGTCAGTTATGACCCCTCACAAGTAGGCCGGATTTTAAAAAAGGTGGGCTGGAGCAGACAGAAGCCGCAGCGCAAAGCCTATCAACAAGATCCTCAAGCGGTTGCCCAATGGAAAGAAGAACGCTTACCCGAACTCAAAAAAAGCCCAAATTGA